In Nocardia sp. NBC_00403, one DNA window encodes the following:
- a CDS encoding adenylosuccinate synthase, with protein sequence MPAIVLIGAQWGDEGKGKATDLLGGRLQWVVRYQGGNNAGHTVVLPNGDKFALHLIPSGILTPGVTNVIGNGVVVDPGVLLAELAGLEERGVDTSGLLLSADAHLIMPYHVAIDKVTERFLGNKKIGTTGRGIGPCYQDKVARVGVRVADVLDEKILTQKVEAALEFKNQVLVKIYNRRALDPQQVVDEVLEQAESFSHRIADTRLQLNLALERGETVLLEGSQGTLLDVDHGTYPYVTSSNPTSGGAAVGAGVGPNKINTVLGILKCYTTRVGSGPFPTELFDNYGEFLAKQGGEVGVTTGRARRCGWFDAVIARYATRVNGVTDFFLTKLDVLSSLETVPICVAYEIDGERVEQMPTTQTEFHHAKPIYEEMPGWWEDISQAKTFEELPANAQAYVLRLEELSGARISCIGVGPGRDQTIVRHDVLA encoded by the coding sequence ATGCCGGCAATCGTCCTGATCGGCGCCCAATGGGGCGACGAAGGTAAGGGCAAAGCGACCGATCTGCTCGGTGGCAGGTTGCAATGGGTCGTCCGGTACCAGGGCGGCAATAACGCCGGCCATACCGTGGTGTTGCCCAACGGCGATAAGTTCGCGCTGCACCTGATTCCCTCCGGCATCCTCACCCCCGGCGTGACCAATGTCATCGGCAACGGCGTCGTCGTCGATCCCGGCGTGCTGCTCGCGGAGCTGGCCGGACTGGAGGAGCGCGGCGTCGACACCTCGGGTCTGCTGCTCTCGGCCGACGCGCACCTGATCATGCCGTACCACGTGGCCATCGATAAGGTCACCGAGCGCTTCCTCGGCAACAAGAAGATCGGCACCACCGGTCGCGGCATCGGCCCGTGCTATCAGGACAAGGTTGCGAGGGTCGGCGTCCGGGTCGCCGACGTACTCGACGAGAAGATCCTCACCCAGAAGGTCGAAGCGGCCCTGGAGTTCAAGAACCAGGTTCTGGTGAAGATCTACAACCGTCGCGCGCTCGATCCGCAGCAGGTTGTCGACGAGGTGCTGGAGCAGGCGGAGAGTTTCTCCCACCGCATCGCCGACACCCGACTGCAGCTGAATCTAGCCCTGGAACGGGGTGAGACCGTGCTGCTCGAGGGTTCGCAAGGCACCTTGCTCGATGTCGACCACGGCACTTACCCGTACGTGACCTCGTCCAACCCGACCTCGGGCGGCGCTGCCGTCGGCGCGGGCGTCGGGCCCAACAAGATCAACACGGTGCTCGGCATCCTCAAGTGCTACACCACCCGCGTCGGCTCGGGCCCGTTCCCGACCGAGCTGTTCGACAACTACGGTGAGTTCCTGGCCAAGCAGGGCGGCGAGGTCGGCGTGACCACCGGCCGGGCCCGCCGTTGCGGCTGGTTCGATGCGGTCATCGCCCGCTACGCGACCCGGGTCAACGGCGTTACCGACTTCTTCCTCACCAAGCTCGATGTGCTCTCCAGCCTGGAGACCGTGCCGATCTGCGTCGCCTATGAGATCGACGGCGAGCGGGTCGAGCAGATGCCGACCACGCAGACCGAATTCCATCACGCCAAGCCGATTTACGAAGAAATGCCCGGCTGGTGGGAAGATATTTCGCAGGCCAAGACGTTCGAGGAGCTGCCCGCCAACGCGCAGGCATACGTGCTGCGGTTGGAGGAACTCTCCGGTGCACGTATTTCGTGCATCGGTGTCGGCCCGGGTCGTGATCAGACCATTGTCCGCCACGACGTGTTGGCCTGA
- a CDS encoding site-2 protease family protein, giving the protein MNRSFPKGRRSGLGAVRPSPIFLLVVAITVAGGVLAWGAELDSTRAKFGVFVLVLFGWIITVCLHEFAHAFTAWRAGDNEVELRGYLTLNPLKYSHPLLSIVLPMVFIALGGIGLPGGAVYVRAADFSPRTQRLISGAGPATNAFCAVVLLVIVRLLGSAQSHPAFWYGLSFLAFLQVTAALLNILPIPGTDGYGILEPSLSYQTRRSLDQFKPFGMLILFALLFTPEINRVFFDSVYALYELSGVPSDWSRFGSFLTRFWT; this is encoded by the coding sequence ATGAACCGTTCGTTCCCCAAGGGTCGGCGCTCCGGTCTCGGCGCAGTCCGGCCGAGCCCTATCTTCCTGCTCGTCGTCGCGATCACCGTGGCAGGCGGCGTCTTGGCCTGGGGCGCCGAACTCGATTCGACGCGGGCGAAGTTCGGCGTGTTCGTGTTGGTGCTGTTCGGCTGGATCATCACCGTCTGCCTGCACGAGTTCGCACACGCCTTCACGGCATGGCGGGCGGGCGACAACGAGGTCGAGCTGCGCGGCTACCTCACGCTGAATCCACTCAAATACAGCCACCCGCTGCTGTCGATCGTGCTGCCGATGGTGTTCATCGCACTCGGCGGCATCGGCCTGCCCGGTGGCGCGGTCTACGTGCGAGCAGCCGACTTCAGCCCGCGCACCCAGCGACTCATCAGCGGCGCAGGGCCTGCGACGAACGCGTTCTGCGCGGTCGTGCTGCTGGTGATCGTGCGCCTGCTCGGCAGCGCGCAGTCCCATCCCGCGTTCTGGTACGGGCTCAGCTTCCTGGCGTTCCTGCAAGTCACCGCAGCGCTTTTGAACATCCTGCCGATCCCGGGAACCGACGGCTACGGGATTCTCGAGCCGTCGCTGAGCTATCAGACCCGGCGTTCGCTCGACCAGTTCAAGCCGTTCGGCATGCTGATCCTGTTCGCGCTGCTTTTCACGCCTGAAATCAACAGGGTGTTCTTCGACTCGGTCTATGCCTTGTACGAATTGTCCGGCGTCCCATCCGACTGGTCGCGTTTCGGCAGTTTCCTGACTCGCTTCTGGACCTGA
- a CDS encoding FUSC family protein, whose amino-acid sequence MSSMDRLHSSWRRLRLSALPIVQCAVGAALAWFIAHNVIGHKIPFFAPTAAVVSIGISFGARLRRSVELVVGVAVGIGIGDLFITRAGTGVWQIALVVAVAMAATVFLDGGSIISMQAASSAVLVATLLPPSAGGGFSRMIDALVGGLVGVVVVASIPLHPVRRAREQAAEVLAVMGKSLTECADGLLEQDPDKIRAVLDSARATQPQIDGLRSTLEGGREISRISPLYWNSRTRLERIRATADPLDNAIRNTRVLLRRSLTLVQDDEILDPRLIDLVERLAQAVDVVRRMMLADPGDQPDQAEAARVLRSVAKSARPELVAGAGLSAHVVFAQVRSMVVDLMQVCGMQRISAMALLPPTVPHPHVPPAE is encoded by the coding sequence ATGAGCAGTATGGACCGGCTGCACAGCTCCTGGCGGCGGCTGCGACTGTCCGCGCTGCCGATCGTCCAGTGTGCTGTCGGCGCCGCGCTTGCCTGGTTTATCGCGCACAACGTCATCGGCCATAAAATTCCGTTCTTCGCACCGACCGCGGCCGTGGTGTCGATCGGCATCTCCTTCGGCGCCCGGCTGCGCCGGTCGGTGGAGCTGGTGGTCGGCGTCGCGGTCGGCATCGGCATCGGCGATCTGTTCATCACCCGCGCGGGCACCGGGGTCTGGCAGATCGCTCTGGTGGTGGCCGTCGCGATGGCGGCGACGGTGTTCCTCGACGGTGGCTCGATCATCTCCATGCAGGCCGCCAGCTCCGCTGTGCTGGTCGCGACGTTGTTGCCGCCTTCGGCGGGCGGTGGTTTCTCGCGCATGATCGACGCGTTGGTCGGCGGGCTGGTGGGCGTGGTCGTCGTCGCGTCGATTCCTTTGCATCCGGTGCGCAGGGCCCGCGAGCAGGCCGCGGAAGTTCTTGCGGTGATGGGCAAATCGCTCACCGAATGCGCGGACGGTCTGCTCGAGCAAGACCCGGACAAGATCCGCGCGGTACTGGACTCGGCCCGCGCGACGCAGCCGCAGATCGATGGTTTGCGCTCAACCCTGGAGGGCGGCAGGGAGATCAGCAGGATCTCGCCGCTGTACTGGAATTCGCGCACGCGCCTGGAACGCATCCGGGCCACCGCCGACCCGCTGGACAACGCGATCCGCAACACCAGGGTGCTGCTGCGCCGTTCGCTCACGCTGGTGCAGGACGACGAAATCCTCGACCCGCGGCTGATCGACCTGGTCGAGCGACTCGCGCAGGCCGTCGATGTGGTGCGTCGGATGATGCTCGCCGACCCGGGCGATCAGCCCGACCAGGCCGAGGCGGCGCGGGTGCTGCGCTCGGTCGCCAAGAGTGCGCGGCCGGAACTCGTCGCGGGTGCTGGGCTTTCGGCACACGTGGTGTTCGCGCAGGTGCGTTCGATGGTGGTCGACCTCATGCAGGTGTGCGGCATGCAGCGTATTTCCGCCATGGCACTGTTGCCGCCGACGGTGCCGCACCCCCACGTGCCGCCGGCGGAATGA
- a CDS encoding DUF3151 domain-containing protein produces MTSFGDLLGPQPVLLPENSEAEEALLDKVDPVQVAAAHPAASIAWAHLAEAALARGGSDDAAAVVNHDIVAAYAFARTGYHRGLDLLRRNGWKGFGPVPWSHEPNQGFLRCVGALAKAARAIGETEEYARCLDLLEDCDPRAASELGLD; encoded by the coding sequence ATGACCTCGTTCGGTGACCTGCTCGGACCGCAACCGGTACTCCTGCCCGAAAACTCCGAAGCGGAGGAGGCCTTGCTCGACAAGGTCGACCCCGTACAGGTCGCGGCCGCCCATCCCGCGGCCTCGATCGCGTGGGCCCACCTCGCGGAGGCCGCGCTGGCCCGGGGTGGCAGCGACGACGCCGCGGCGGTGGTCAATCACGACATCGTCGCCGCGTACGCCTTCGCCCGCACCGGCTACCACCGCGGCCTCGACCTGTTGCGCCGCAACGGGTGGAAGGGTTTCGGGCCGGTGCCGTGGAGCCACGAACCCAACCAGGGCTTCCTGCGGTGCGTCGGCGCGCTGGCCAAGGCGGCGCGTGCGATCGGCGAGACCGAGGAATACGCTCGCTGCCTGGATCTGCTGGAGGACTGTGACCCGCGTGCCGCGTCCGAGCTCGGCCTGGACTGA
- a CDS encoding Rv0361 family membrane protein, which translates to MSEGYQLSDPNDKKNPAQGSAGAADQAADAARPDAPAERTSASDTAQSGTTAAPTKPLSTKAAEKQSGTSARTDTSGTSGKSGTSEGSDGVQDADAATTSAAAATSAPPVGTPAAATPATPSVPSAGTQSAPTTATPSVPSAGTQSAPTVETPSVPSAAKAATPNPAPAAATSDRPGAPTPGGPGKPADPTPETTPIPSASSKSADANPKSEPETTPIKSGESASGQAAGESASGKTADESTSGKAASEPASSTASSGAASGTAASGAPDAETVPGRPIQSVSTAGTNTAESAEADGPVTAGAAKSTSEVAGGGSAGGGADDRTTVIRGNSSASRTSADAAAGPDAETAVIKRDTSASRSGPDAATTDEAQRAAAAAELADSSAATVVMRRATPANKPADGDASSDAPADIAAADAKTVSLPTATPAADKSATDKPQDAGPDEPNIAGADAQTVAMRVVPNPADDAKTTAIPIQKRADSDATQRMQTPGAGRKPGTDRVTSPSGRPAPITRPPSTPRPASGPKQPAAQGSSAPPQNAPGTPPTEQTQPSPPRPIATPRQVNSAPSPADMQVTRPGQSLSGPPAAPRPPQPRQIASPQRITPPAQPQPAPAAAEPVAPAGRSKRWPTSMLAAAALVVVALITLAVVLISNSRNNTPEAKVRSAISDYTQALKTGDLTTLQDTTCGPLHDFYKNIPTDQFEGVHQLSVERKNIPVVDSVDAIRITDNTAIAQATVYTEADRAKRSARTFDLERTDDGWKVCDPPTATP; encoded by the coding sequence GTGAGCGAGGGGTATCAGTTGTCCGACCCGAACGACAAGAAGAACCCGGCGCAAGGTAGCGCCGGTGCCGCCGACCAGGCCGCGGACGCCGCGCGCCCGGACGCGCCCGCGGAACGGACATCCGCCTCGGATACCGCGCAGAGCGGCACAACCGCCGCACCGACCAAGCCCCTGTCCACCAAGGCTGCCGAGAAGCAGTCGGGAACCTCGGCTCGAACGGATACCTCCGGTACGTCGGGCAAGTCCGGCACGTCCGAAGGATCCGATGGCGTGCAGGACGCCGACGCCGCCACGACATCGGCCGCCGCGGCAACGTCTGCGCCGCCCGTCGGGACACCGGCCGCAGCAACCCCCGCGACACCGTCCGTGCCGTCCGCCGGAACACAATCCGCACCAACCACCGCGACACCATCTGTGCCGTCCGCCGGAACACAATCCGCACCAACTGTTGAGACACCGTCCGTGCCGTCCGCTGCGAAAGCGGCCACACCAAACCCCGCACCGGCCGCTGCAACGTCCGACCGACCTGGCGCTCCGACGCCGGGCGGGCCCGGCAAGCCTGCCGACCCAACTCCGGAAACCACACCCATCCCGTCTGCTTCCAGCAAGTCTGCGGACGCGAACCCGAAATCCGAGCCGGAGACGACACCGATCAAGTCGGGCGAATCCGCGTCGGGCCAGGCGGCGGGCGAATCCGCGTCGGGGAAGACCGCAGACGAGTCCACTTCCGGCAAAGCCGCGAGCGAACCCGCTTCCAGCACTGCGTCTTCCGGTGCAGCGTCGGGCACAGCGGCGTCGGGCGCACCCGACGCGGAGACGGTTCCCGGCCGTCCGATCCAATCCGTGTCTACCGCAGGCACGAACACCGCAGAGTCCGCCGAAGCCGACGGCCCCGTCACAGCAGGCGCCGCGAAGTCCACCTCCGAGGTCGCCGGCGGTGGCAGTGCCGGCGGCGGAGCTGACGACCGAACCACCGTTATCCGAGGCAACAGCTCGGCGAGCCGGACGTCGGCCGACGCCGCCGCCGGCCCCGATGCGGAAACCGCGGTGATCAAGCGTGACACCTCGGCGAGTCGATCAGGGCCCGATGCCGCGACAACCGATGAGGCACAACGCGCGGCCGCTGCGGCGGAACTGGCCGATTCCAGCGCGGCGACCGTTGTGATGCGCAGGGCGACCCCCGCGAACAAGCCCGCTGACGGCGACGCGTCCTCCGACGCACCCGCGGATATCGCGGCCGCCGATGCCAAGACCGTCTCCTTGCCGACGGCAACCCCGGCAGCCGACAAATCGGCGACCGACAAACCACAGGACGCCGGTCCCGACGAGCCGAATATCGCCGGCGCCGACGCGCAGACCGTCGCGATGCGGGTCGTCCCCAACCCGGCCGACGATGCCAAGACCACGGCGATACCGATCCAGAAGCGCGCCGACAGCGACGCGACCCAGCGGATGCAGACTCCAGGAGCCGGTAGGAAACCCGGCACCGACCGCGTCACGTCGCCATCCGGTCGTCCGGCCCCGATCACCCGGCCGCCGAGCACGCCTCGGCCCGCGTCCGGCCCGAAACAACCTGCAGCGCAAGGTTCTTCGGCACCACCGCAGAACGCACCCGGCACGCCGCCGACCGAGCAGACCCAACCGTCGCCACCGCGTCCGATCGCCACCCCTCGACAGGTCAACTCGGCGCCGTCACCGGCGGATATGCAGGTGACCCGCCCGGGGCAGTCGCTGTCCGGCCCGCCCGCGGCCCCGCGCCCGCCGCAACCGCGCCAGATCGCCTCGCCGCAGCGCATCACGCCACCCGCTCAGCCGCAGCCGGCCCCGGCTGCCGCCGAGCCAGTAGCGCCGGCCGGACGCTCGAAGCGTTGGCCCACCTCGATGCTTGCCGCGGCGGCGCTCGTCGTTGTGGCGCTCATCACGTTGGCGGTGGTGCTCATCAGCAATTCCCGCAACAACACTCCAGAGGCCAAGGTCCGTAGCGCCATCTCTGATTACACCCAGGCCTTGAAGACCGGCGACCTGACAACGCTGCAGGACACCACATGCGGTCCGCTGCACGATTTCTACAAGAACATCCCGACCGATCAATTCGAGGGTGTGCACCAATTGTCGGTGGAGCGCAAGAACATTCCGGTGGTGGACAGCGTCGACGCGATCCGGATCACCGACAACACCGCGATCGCGCAGGCCACCGTCTATACCGAGGCGGATCGCGCCAAGCGGTCGGCGCGGACCTTCGATCTGGAACGCACCGACGATGGCTGGAAGGTCTGCGATCCACCGACCGCGACGCCATAG
- a CDS encoding fused (3R)-hydroxyacyl-ACP dehydratase subunits HadA/HadB, protein MGTEQTIAHPESDVVAQTPTQAGRRFRSRDHYVVGREKVREFARAVQAQHGAHLREPDARKLGYDGIIAPPTFSSVIGITATRALLDSVLTEYDLSQILQTDQVFEIVRPILAGDRLTTEIVIESIRQFGDNDFILVGFALTDQHGAVVQTGSTTIVARRGVEVDANIAETVESIVMHAVPLTTPAAAKSSLISLDTDDDDEPARLSSPSALVLSLPDFDQLSVGDQLPAGSAEVTRGDLANYAGVSGDPNPIHFSEQAATLAGLPTVVAHGMLTMGLASGYLTSWVGDPTAIEKFSVRFSGFVPVTSDAPSTIEFTGKIKSLNPARRTATVVMAGTSEGRKLFGRAIAEIRFA, encoded by the coding sequence ATGGGCACGGAACAGACAATCGCACACCCGGAATCGGATGTTGTGGCGCAGACACCGACGCAGGCTGGACGACGATTCCGCAGCCGCGACCATTACGTAGTAGGCCGAGAGAAGGTCCGCGAGTTCGCGCGCGCCGTCCAGGCCCAGCACGGCGCGCACCTGCGGGAGCCCGATGCGCGCAAGCTGGGCTATGACGGCATCATCGCGCCGCCGACCTTTTCCTCGGTCATCGGCATCACCGCGACAAGGGCGCTGCTCGATTCGGTACTCACCGAGTACGACCTCTCCCAGATCCTGCAGACCGACCAGGTCTTCGAGATCGTGCGGCCGATCCTCGCGGGCGACCGGCTCACCACCGAGATCGTGATCGAATCGATCCGGCAGTTCGGTGACAACGATTTCATCCTGGTCGGCTTCGCGCTGACCGACCAGCACGGCGCGGTCGTGCAGACCGGATCGACCACGATCGTCGCGCGCCGCGGCGTCGAGGTCGACGCGAATATCGCCGAGACGGTGGAGAGCATCGTGATGCACGCCGTCCCGCTGACCACCCCCGCGGCGGCCAAGAGCTCACTCATCTCCCTCGACACCGACGACGACGACGAGCCTGCCCGCCTCTCGTCGCCGAGCGCGCTCGTGCTCAGCCTGCCCGACTTCGACCAGCTGTCGGTCGGCGATCAGCTCCCGGCCGGTAGCGCCGAGGTGACTCGTGGCGACCTGGCCAACTATGCGGGCGTCTCGGGTGATCCCAACCCGATCCACTTCAGCGAGCAGGCCGCAACGCTGGCCGGGCTGCCCACTGTGGTGGCGCACGGGATGCTCACCATGGGTCTTGCCTCCGGCTACCTGACCTCGTGGGTCGGTGATCCGACCGCGATCGAGAAGTTCAGCGTGCGGTTCTCCGGGTTCGTTCCGGTGACGAGCGATGCGCCGAGCACGATCGAATTCACCGGCAAGATCAAGTCCTTGAATCCGGCGCGGCGGACCGCGACGGTCGTGATGGCGGGCACTTCGGAGGGGCGCAAGCTCTTCGGGCGCGCCATTGCCGAGATCCGATTCGCCTGA
- a CDS encoding DUF4185 domain-containing protein, whose amino-acid sequence MAGRLVAVLGAVVVAAGVLVCAERAAVAVPEVNAVGVGPCVGDPMATHEPLVPKTIEVPIPYPVVTVLPPQLPEPAPKRVVMELPADPCTNPCPDLTDGPVPPPGLASRLGIPEILLSLKPFHFAVPGPGPQPGSVQPRPARVDPPTEPAAQTPQLRAPRVGAVREVAKQTGANSVNRTDKRWQVDGTDLGIMWESAPGEIATAFGDTVGRGFHPPGGMGTDWRSNVLAFSTDRDLSDGMTYDRMVTDDRCHAAEVLSSRKLDNVEVTTIPTSGFAIGDRQYLSYMAIRTWNSIPGTFFTNYGGIAYSDDHGQTWTKDPYARWDNIFGLANFQVSAMVPHGDHVYVFGTPNTRLGAVGLARVPKDQILNTTAYQYWRDGQWTPVGGFAAATPIVDAPAGELSVRFDAARNIWQMSYLETAKAAVVIRESDSPQGEWSESTPTVTARAYPELYGGFIHPWSSGSDLYLNVSTWSDYNVYLMHATVE is encoded by the coding sequence ATGGCTGGGCGACTGGTGGCTGTACTCGGTGCTGTCGTGGTGGCGGCGGGGGTGTTGGTGTGCGCTGAGCGGGCTGCTGTGGCGGTGCCCGAGGTGAATGCGGTGGGAGTCGGGCCGTGCGTGGGCGATCCGATGGCCACCCATGAGCCGCTGGTGCCGAAAACGATCGAGGTGCCGATTCCGTATCCGGTGGTCACTGTGCTTCCGCCGCAACTGCCGGAGCCTGCGCCCAAGCGGGTCGTGATGGAACTGCCCGCCGATCCGTGCACCAACCCGTGTCCGGATCTCACCGACGGGCCGGTGCCGCCACCCGGTCTGGCCAGTCGGCTCGGGATTCCGGAAATTCTGTTGAGCCTCAAGCCTTTCCACTTCGCGGTTCCCGGACCAGGACCGCAACCGGGGTCCGTGCAGCCGCGGCCCGCTCGGGTCGATCCGCCGACCGAACCCGCCGCGCAAACACCGCAGCTGCGGGCGCCGCGAGTCGGTGCGGTGCGCGAGGTGGCCAAGCAGACCGGTGCGAACTCGGTCAACCGCACCGACAAGCGGTGGCAGGTGGACGGGACCGACCTCGGCATCATGTGGGAGAGCGCACCGGGGGAGATCGCGACCGCCTTCGGTGACACGGTCGGGCGCGGGTTCCACCCGCCCGGCGGGATGGGCACGGACTGGCGCAGCAATGTGCTGGCCTTCAGCACCGATCGGGATCTCTCCGACGGCATGACCTACGACCGGATGGTGACCGACGATCGTTGCCACGCAGCCGAAGTACTGTCCAGTCGCAAGCTCGACAATGTCGAGGTGACCACGATTCCGACCTCCGGGTTCGCCATCGGTGACCGGCAGTACCTGAGCTACATGGCAATTCGCACCTGGAACAGCATCCCGGGCACCTTCTTCACCAACTACGGCGGCATCGCCTACTCCGACGATCACGGCCAAACCTGGACCAAGGACCCGTACGCGCGCTGGGACAACATCTTCGGCCTCGCGAACTTCCAGGTCAGTGCGATGGTGCCGCACGGCGACCACGTCTACGTGTTCGGCACGCCCAACACCCGCCTCGGCGCGGTCGGCCTGGCCAGGGTGCCGAAGGACCAGATCCTCAACACCACCGCGTATCAGTATTGGCGTGACGGACAGTGGACACCGGTCGGTGGATTCGCCGCCGCCACTCCGATTGTCGATGCGCCGGCCGGTGAGTTGTCGGTCCGCTTCGACGCCGCACGAAATATCTGGCAGATGAGCTATCTCGAGACGGCGAAGGCGGCCGTTGTTATCCGCGAATCGGATTCACCGCAGGGGGAGTGGTCCGAGAGCACGCCGACGGTGACGGCGCGGGCCTACCCGGAGCTCTACGGCGGCTTCATCCACCCGTGGTCCTCGGGTTCGGACCTGTACCTCAATGTTTCGACCTGGAGTGACTACAACGTCTATCTGATGCACGCCACGGTGGAGTGA
- a CDS encoding quinone oxidoreductase family protein: protein MKAVVLGTDDQFRITEVAEPVPGPGEVAIQVAYAGVQYGDVLVRAGHFPIPRPFVPGFEAAGLIVAVGDGVDETRIGEQVIALIGGGGYAEVVIAPAVLAINAAGVGLRDAAGFGWVVPTAYDLINSVAGVRAGDSVLIHAAAGGVGSLAGQFAALAGAERIVGVVGNAGQVDYARQLGYHEVFVREEFPDALGEEKFDAILDPIGGATRVANLARLAPHGRIVVYGNIATFEPVTVSANDLLMQGQSLLTYNSNLAGQINPKRLADSAARAMTLVADGSVRIDITAEYALADVETAIAHLAGGATRGKSIVHIG, encoded by the coding sequence ATGAAGGCTGTTGTTCTGGGCACCGATGACCAATTCCGCATAACCGAGGTGGCTGAGCCGGTGCCCGGGCCGGGCGAGGTCGCGATCCAGGTCGCCTACGCGGGGGTGCAGTACGGTGACGTGCTGGTACGTGCGGGGCATTTCCCGATCCCGCGCCCGTTCGTGCCGGGCTTCGAAGCGGCTGGTTTGATCGTCGCGGTCGGCGACGGCGTGGACGAGACGCGGATCGGCGAGCAGGTGATCGCGCTGATCGGCGGGGGCGGTTACGCCGAGGTGGTGATCGCGCCGGCCGTGCTGGCGATCAACGCCGCCGGGGTCGGCCTGCGCGATGCCGCGGGGTTCGGGTGGGTCGTGCCGACCGCCTACGACCTGATCAACTCGGTTGCCGGGGTGCGGGCCGGGGACAGTGTCCTGATCCATGCCGCCGCCGGTGGTGTCGGCTCGCTGGCCGGGCAGTTCGCCGCGCTCGCGGGTGCGGAGCGGATCGTCGGGGTGGTCGGCAATGCGGGACAGGTCGATTACGCGCGCCAGCTCGGCTACCACGAGGTGTTCGTGCGGGAAGAGTTCCCCGATGCGCTGGGCGAGGAGAAGTTCGATGCGATCCTCGATCCGATCGGCGGCGCAACTCGCGTCGCGAATCTGGCGCGGTTGGCGCCGCACGGCCGGATCGTGGTTTACGGCAACATCGCCACCTTCGAACCGGTCACGGTGTCGGCCAATGATCTGCTGATGCAAGGCCAGTCGCTGCTGACCTATAACAGCAACCTGGCCGGCCAGATCAACCCGAAGCGGTTGGCCGACAGCGCCGCCCGCGCCATGACCCTGGTCGCCGACGGGTCGGTGCGCATCGACATCACCGCCGAATACGCCCTCGCCGACGTCGAGACCGCGATCGCCCACCTGGCAGGCGGAGCGACCCGAGGCAAGAGCATCGTCCACATCGGGTGA
- a CDS encoding MarR family winged helix-turn-helix transcriptional regulator: MVDVPVGEYVCTRIRRAEQALMAHHEAVLRGYGLTMTQYTVLLTLSREDSMSGAQLARACGVTQQSMATVLTGMQNKGVIDRKPSPLHAKVMIASLTPAGLDLLDHAYQEVIVLERALTDRFTSDEHKLLCEFLDRATAALIEQTPTAHTN; the protein is encoded by the coding sequence ATGGTGGACGTGCCCGTCGGGGAATACGTGTGCACCCGGATCCGTCGCGCCGAGCAGGCGCTGATGGCGCACCACGAAGCGGTGCTGCGCGGCTACGGGCTGACCATGACCCAGTACACGGTGCTACTGACCCTGTCCCGGGAGGACAGCATGTCCGGCGCCCAGCTGGCCCGCGCGTGCGGAGTCACCCAGCAGAGCATGGCCACCGTGTTGACCGGGATGCAGAACAAGGGGGTCATCGATCGCAAACCGTCTCCCCTGCATGCGAAAGTCATGATCGCCAGTCTCACCCCGGCCGGCCTCGACCTGCTCGATCACGCCTATCAGGAAGTCATCGTGCTCGAACGCGCTCTGACCGACCGATTCACCTCCGACGAGCACAAGCTGTTGTGCGAATTCCTCGACCGCGCCACCGCCGCCCTCATCGAGCAGACACCCACCGCCCACACCAACTGA
- a CDS encoding excalibur calcium-binding domain-containing protein, whose translation MNISLNHRHGLATFGVACLLAAGSALMPTAAADPPQAAAISGPQDSHPIPSYRPGPKGNNVPPPKEPAPEHPWYYANCDQARAEGRLPLYRGMPGYAPYLDPDGDGVACDY comes from the coding sequence GTGAACATCTCACTGAACCACCGCCACGGGCTCGCCACATTCGGCGTTGCCTGTCTGCTGGCGGCCGGGTCGGCGCTCATGCCGACCGCCGCTGCCGATCCACCGCAGGCCGCCGCCATATCCGGGCCGCAAGATTCGCATCCGATACCGAGCTATCGGCCGGGGCCGAAAGGGAACAATGTGCCGCCGCCGAAGGAGCCGGCGCCGGAGCACCCCTGGTACTACGCGAACTGCGATCAGGCACGGGCCGAGGGCAGGCTGCCGTTGTATCGGGGGATGCCGGGGTATGCGCCGTATCTCGACCCGGATGGCGACGGGGTCGCCTGCGACTACTGA